Sequence from the Streptomyces sp. R33 genome:
TGCATCTGCAGGAGTTCCAGGCTGAGCGCGGCCTCGTCCAGGCCGGGAACCTCCTCGTCGGTCACCAGCCGCGCCGCCTCGTAGACGAGGGCCGGACGCAGCCGCTTGCCGCCCCGCAACGACAGCTGACCGCCCATGCGTCGTAGCCATCTGACGAATGGCGAGCGGGAGCGGTTGGAGCCGTTGCTGCCGGTAGGCAAGAAGCCGGACCTGACCTGGGAGCGGATCTTCGAGCAGTTGCAGGCCGAGGCCGATACGAAGGGCCCGGCCTGGAAAGCCGTGGGGCTCCTGATCTCGCCGGACACCCATTCCTTCCATGGCATCCCGATTACGCTTGCCATGGTCACGGCCGAGATCGAATGAGGGGGTACACCCATGCCGTACGAGACCGGCGCGAAGGTCAAGCTGACCAGGGATGTTCAGGTCACCGCGAACGACACGGCGGCCAGGATTGGCTTCCCCGGTCCGCTGTGCCTGGCCGAAGGCTTGGAGGGCATTGTCACGGGCTCGGCAAAGGAAGCGGGCGGCGTGGCCCAGGACGGGCTCGCGGAATTCGAACGGCGAATCCGCGGCGTCCAGTTCGATGGCTACACGGCCGGCGTGATCGACAACCTCCGTCAGCAGCTCATCCGGGCCGGAGGGTTCGACGCCGGAGTCGGCGCTCAGATCAGATACAGGGTGCGCTTCGAGAACGGGTTTGTTCTGGGCGGTCTTGAAGAGGGCTGGCTCACCCAAGCCTGAGTACCTGCCATCGCGCCCCCGCCGGCCGGCGGGGGCGTCGCGGTCTCTGAGCCGGTTCTCACCAGCCTCGCGCGAAATGGCGGACGGGAGCCGGGGGAGAAGCCTCACCGGCCACTGTGCCGGTGAGGCTTCTCCTCAGCCCGGGTAGGTGATCGAGCCCAGCGGCGGGCAGGGGATGAGTGTGGTGCCGGCGCCGGGGCGTTCGATGAAAGCCCGGGCTTCGGCGGCCCGCAGGCGCTGGGAATCCAGCTCGTCGGCGTGCCAGGCGTCGCGCCTGGCGCGGTCGTAGTCCCACGAGTCGTCGATGAGACTGAGGCTGGTATTGCCGGAGCTGCGCTGGAACTCCGCCTTCAAGGCGGCCTGTTGGAGCGCGGTCTGGGTCGCGGCGAGATCGATGCGGGTGATCAGGACGCCGGGGGTGTTCGGTTCGCGGGTCGGCATGGGGGCCTGCGGGAGCGGCGACACCCCGGTGTCGAGGCGGCCGATGTTGTCGACGGCCGCTGTCTGGGCGTCCTGCGACATGAGCTGCATTTCCTGGTGCAGCCAGAAGAACTCGTCGAGGTCGGCCTGGGTGATGCGCATCCGCTGATACAGGGCCCGGAAGCGGGGATCGTCGTGCAGCGGACGTATGGGGGCGACGTGGAGCGCCACGCAGTCGTTGAAACCGGCTGCCACCGCCGCGTCGAGGTGGAAGATGGCCCGGTCCGCCTCTCCGTGCAGGACGGCCAGGACGCCGAGGCTCGCGTGGCCCGCGGCGACGAGCCACGTGCCGTCGGGGCCGAGCGCCGTGGCGCGCGCGACGACGTCGTGGAAGCCCGCGGTGCCCACCGCGGCGGGACCGTTGGTCATGACCTCCACCAGCAGTTCGTGAACACGGGCGGCCAGTGAGTTGACGGTGTCGGCCATGGATCTCCTCGGACCTCGATCGTGAAGAGTGTAAAGGGTGTTGAGTCTCTGGTAACCCCCGTGTACATGACGGGCGGACGGGGTGAGTGGTTCCTGGTCGGGCCGGGCCGTGATCACAAGTGGCATCGGTTTCCGGGCCTGCTCGACCGCCGGGCAGGTCATGGCAGACAGTCGAGTCCACGCTCACGTCGCAGCAGGTTCGTGCAGCCGCGTGGTCCGGCCCCGATGAGCGGCCGGCTCCGGGAACACCGCCTCCACGGATATCGGTCTGGCTGGCGTGCTCCTGGTCATGCGCAGACAGTATGTGCCTGCCGATGACTTTGACGCCGAGTGCACGTAGCTTGTGGTGCGTGGACGATTTCCCGGCGTGGCTCAGAACTGCCCGCAAGGTTTGGACTGTTCCCGGGGGCACTCGTTGAGCGGTTTGGCGGCCGGGGCGAGAAGCAGCATGGCATCGACATCCGTGGGGTGACTGTGGACGGTGAGCGCATCCGCATCCAGGCGAAACGCTACGCGGTGTACCAGCCTGCCATGTTCGCCGCCGCGGTGGCCGCCCTGGACCCGGCCGCGGCTGGAGTGGACCGGTGTCTGCTCCTCGTCACGGCTACGGTCCGGGTCGGGGTCCCGCAAGCAGCAGATACCGAACCAGACTGGGAGACCGCTGAGGAGTCGTTCGACCGGTTCAGGGTTCTACCGCGGCGAGCGGGTGGTGCTGGTCTGGGACGGCCTGTCCGCCCACTGGAGCCGGGCGATGCGCGCCTGGGTCGCCGACCAGGACTGGCTCACCCTCGAGCGATTACCCGCCTACGCTCCCGAGCTGAACCCGGTGGAGCTGCTGTGGTCCTCACTCAAGAAACGTGAACTCGCCAACCTCGCCGGCGACCACCTCGCAGAGGTCGCCGACGCCACCGAACAAGGCATCCACCGCAATCAACCACAACCCACAACTGCCATGGTCCTTCCTCGCCCACACCGGACTCACCATCCACCCACCACACCCACCGAACTTACGAAAAGATCAGTGAGACGTCGTTTCATTTGGTGAGGCGGCGTCTGAGGACTGCCTACGGCCTCCTTCCGCGAGGTGTGCCATGCGCTCCGCGAGGTCGGGTTGGGTCGGGTCGTCCTCGAGTCGCCGGAACGCTTCTGGCCCGGGTCGCAGCTACGTCGTGCACCGTAGATCGGCCGACGGGCGATGCC
This genomic interval carries:
- a CDS encoding transposase, with the translated sequence MVLVWDGLSAHWSRAMRAWVADQDWLTLERLPAYAPELNPVELLWSSLKKRELANLAGDHLAEVADATEQGIHRNQPQPTTAMVLPRPHRTHHPPTTPTELTKRSVRRRFIW